In Aspergillus fumigatus Af293 chromosome 2, whole genome shotgun sequence, a genomic segment contains:
- a CDS encoding putative Kelch repeats protein, with amino-acid sequence MGKKNKKSAEHKERVAAKQSKKAAQKEKRHKAKGRDADSDAEDVDLDAILAQYAEEQAKFLKVTEVVSGPPSPRTSATILASPSNRNELLIFGGEHFDGTLATFFNNLFVYNIDRDEWKEVTSPNSPLPRSGHAWCRGGNAGGVYLFGGEFSSPKQGTFYHYNDFWHLDPATREWTRLETKGKGPPARSGHRMTYFKNYIILFGGFQDTSQQTKYLQDLWIYDCSKFTWFNPTLPPAAQKPDPRSSFSFLPHESGAVLYGGYSRVKASTGVGGKPQKGGPQRMTMKPMVHQDTWFLRITPPDADAPASAAPTVRWERRKKPANSPNPPRAGATMAYHKGRGIMFGGVHDVELSEEGIDSEFFDTLLAWNTDRNRFFPLTLRRPRATGKKQQANQMRSRNRAKADEEELLQNLRALEAKGGLRDLDDDDEFQRISDRMEDAPAESEKPSIVRFEMPHKRFNAQLAVQDDTLFIFGGTFEKGDREFTFNDMYSVDLVKLDGVKEIFYKEPENWHLLNEAESDDEMDEDDEDEDEEEEDDDENAMSLDSASPAPTEVTVPSVTQGMEQLEMEEQEAEPSVQDSRPLPRPFESLRDFFSRTSEEWQKILLDTLKEKGITVEKNVKELRKDAFIMAEEKWWDSREEIMALEDEQEAAGIGEVVSIADRTDNPGGAGRRR; translated from the exons ATGGGCAAGAAAAATAAGAAGTCCGCCGAGCACAAGGAGCGGGTAGCAGCAAAGCAATCCAAGAAGGCTGcgcaaaaggaaaagaggCACAAGGCAAAGGGTCGCGACGCAGATAGTGACGCAGAAGATGTCGATCTGGATGCGATCCTGGCTCAATATGCTGAAGAGCAAGCTAAATTTCTGAAGGTCACTGAGGTAGTCTCAGGACCGCCGTCTCCACGTACCTCTGCTACAATACTTGCGTCTCCCTCAAACCGGAATGAGCTCTTGATATTTGGTGGCGAGCACTTTGATGGCACGCTTGCTACTTTCTTCAATAATCTCTTCGTCTACAACATTGATCGAGATGAGTGGAAGGAAGTTACGAGTCCCAACAGCCCTCTACCTCGAAGCGGGCATGCATGGTGCCGTGGAGGAAATGCCGGAGGTGTCTATTTGTTCGGAG GTGAATTCTCTTCGCCAAAGCAGGGGACGTTCTATCATTACAATGACTTTTGGCATCTCGACCCTGCCACCAGAGAATGGACTCGTCTCGAAACCAAAGGCAAAGGCCCTCCAGCTAGAAGTGGCCACAGAATGACATATTTCAAG AACTATATTATCCTCTTCGGAGGCTTTCAGGATACTTCACAGCAAACAAAGTACCTCCAGGACTTGTGGATTTACGACTGCTCAAAATTCACCTGGTTCAACCCTACACTGCCCCCAGCAGCTCAAAAGCCTGATCCTCGGTCATCGTTCTCATTCTTGCCACACGAATCTGGAGCTGTACTGTACGGTGGTTACTCTCGCGTGAAGGCGTCCACTGGGGTGGGTGGAAAGCCACAGAAGGGTGGTCCTCAGCGCATGACCATGAAGCCCATGGTCCATCAAGACACTTGGTTTCTACGAATTACACCGCCTGACGCTGATGCCCCTGCGTCCGCGGCTCCTACAGTACGCTGGGAACGCCGCAAGAAGCCCGCAAACTCGCCTAACCCGCCCCGTGCCGGCGCCACTATGGCTTACCACAAAGGACGGGGTATCATGTTCGGCGGCGTCCATGACGTTGAACTCAGTGAGGAGGGTATCGACAGCGAATTCTTTGACACGTTGCTGGCATGGAACACTGACAGGAATCGTTTCTTCCCTCTGACTCTCCGCCGTCCAAGAGCAACTGGTAAGAAGCAGCAGGCCAACCAAATGAGATCTCGAAACCGGGCAAAGGCCGACGAagaggagcttctccaaaATTTGAGAGCTTTAGAAGCAAAAGGAGGGCTCCGCGAtctggacgatgatgacgagtttCAGCGAATCTCTGACAGAATGGAGGACGCACCTGCGGAGTCAGAGAAGCCCTCTATTGTACGTTTTGAGATGCCTCACAAGCGTTTCAATGCACAGCTGGCCGTGCAAGACGATACCCTGTTCATATTCGGCGGAACCTTTGAGAAAGGTGACCGGGAGTTCACTTTCAATGATATGTACTCTGTTGATCTGGTGAAACTCGACGGTGTCAAGGAAATTTTTTACAAGGAGCCCGAGAACTGGCATCTTCTCAACGAAGCGGagagtgatgatgagatggatgaggacgatgaagatgaagatgaggaggaagaagacgatgacgaaaATGCAATGTCCCTGgactctgcttctccagcacctACTGAGGTCACAGTACCGTCAGTCACCCAGGGAATGGAGCAGCttgaaatggaagaacaGGAAGCAGAGCCCTCTGTGCAGGACAGCCGACCTCTACCCCGACCGTTTGAGAGCTTGCGCGATTTCTTTAGCCGTACGTCTGAGGAGTGGCAGAAGATTCTGCTAGATACATTGAAAGAGAAGGGCATTACGGTGGAGAAGAATGTGAAGGAATTACGCAAGGATGCGTTCATTATGGCGGAAGAGAAGTGGTGGGATAGCAGAGAGGAAATCAtggctctggaagatgaacAAGAAGCCGCTGGCATTGGTGAGGTTGTTAGCATTGCTGACCGAACTGATAACCCTGGTGGCGCTGGGCGACGCAGGTGA
- a CDS encoding pyridoxal phosphate-dependent decarboxylase family protein, which produces MESKEVDITFEKQQDYQEKLWKTAQSEWKSDILPRANHLAHARASLPKSLSYAGMGYEAAKQHILDDIIPGLNGSSISPNYYGFVTGGVTPAALFADNVVSAYDQNVQVHLPEHSIATDVEYSALGLLLDLLQLDRSSWYNGTFTTGATASNILGLACGREFAVEAAAKSRGAALQSVGQHGLFEVMQASGLSGLQVLSTLPHSSLVKAAGILGIGRANVKNISRDDNPLLFDLARLEGELARTEKATIVAVSCGEVNTGHFATAGLEEMLEIRRLCDEYGAWLHVDGAFGIFGRVLDDSPEFSSIKKACQGIELADSITGDGHKLLNVPYDCGFFLCRHATVAHDVFQNANAAYLTSSTTDGPTIPSPLNIGIENSRRFRALPVYTSLLAYGRTGYQNMLQRQIRLARKIVGWVFDHPAYEVLPGASNKEDVLEQTYMSILFSAKDDALNQRLASTINATSRIYVSGTSWQGRSACRIAISNWRVDVERDFTIVTDVLESVAKGQ; this is translated from the coding sequence ATGGAGTCAAAAGAAGTCGATATCACATTCGAAAAGCAGCAAGATTATCAAGAGAAACTATGGAAGACTGCCCAGAGCGAATGGAAGTCTGACATCTTACCACGTGCCAACCATCTGGCACACGCCAGAGCATCTCTGCCGAAGTCGCTATCATATGCTGGAATGGGATATGAGGCTGCCAAGCAGCATATCTTGGACGATATTATCCCAGGCTTGAATGGTAGCAGCATCAGTCCCAATTACTATGGCTTCGTCACTGGCGGCGTAACACCCGCCGCGTTGTTTGCGGATAACGTGGTCTCCGCTTATGACCAGAACGTCCAGGTGCATCTTCCGGAGCATTCAATTGCTACAGATGTCGAGTATAGTGCGTTGGGTTTGTTATTagacctccttcagctggaTCGGAGCTCCTGGTATAATGGTACATTTACGACAGGAGCAACCGCCAGTAACATCCTCGGTCTGGCCTGCGGAAGAGAATTTGCTGTGGAAGCCGCCGCAAAAAGTCGAGGGGCCGCCTTGCAGAGCGTTGGACAGCATGGGTTGTTCGAAGTCATGCAGGCTTCTGGTCTGTCGGGACTACAGGTGCTCTCAACGCTACCCCATTCGTCTCTGGTGAAAGCAGCGGGCATCTTAGGGATCGGTCGCGCAAACGTGAAGAACATCTCCCGTGATGATAATCCGCTTCTCTTCGACCTAGCCAGACTCGAAGGAGAATTGGCAAGAACTGAAAAGGCAACTATCGTCGCTGTGTCATGCGGTGAGGTTAACACCGGACACTTCGCAACGGCTGGTCTCGAAGAAATGCTTGAAATACGCAGACTCTGCGATGAATACGGCGCCTGGCTACATGTGGATGGAGCCTTTGGCATCTTTGGCCGGGTTCTGGACGATAGTCCGGAGTTTTCTTCCATCAAAAAGGCCTGTCAGGGCATCGAGTTAGCAGACTCCATCACGGGTGATGGGCATAAATTGCTCAACGTGCCGTATGACTGCGGCTTCTTTCTTTGTCGTCATGCTACTGTAGCACATGATGTCTTCCAGAATGCGAATGCAGCCTATTTAACGTCTAGTACGACGGATGGGCCCACAATCCCTTCTCCGTTGAATATTGGAATCGAGAACTCTAGGCGATTCAGAGCGTTGCCAGTCTATACATCGCTGTTGGCTTACGGCCGCACAGGATACCAAAATATGCTCCAGAGACAGATACGGCTGGCTCGGAAGATTGTGGGGTGGGTTTTTGATCATCCGGCATACGAAGTATTACCAGGAGCAAGTAACAAAGAAGACGTACTGGAGCAGACGTATATGAGCATCCTCTTCAGCGCGAAGGATGATGCACTCAATCAAAGGCTGGCATCGACGATAAATGCAACTTCCAGAATATACGTCTCCGGTACTTCGTGGCAGGGCAGATCGGCTTGCCGCATCGCTATCTCGAATTGGCGGGTCGACGTGGAAAGGGATTTTACGATTGTGACTGATGTTCTGGAAAGTGTGGCTAAAGGACAATAG